One Thermanaerothrix sp. DNA segment encodes these proteins:
- the rplI gene encoding 50S ribosomal protein L9, translated as MVLKEDVSKLGRKGDLVEVSDGYFRNFLLPRGLAEEATPGKLKEIEEKRRSNAAREAKLMAQAKENAAVLGGKRVVVKASAGESGKLFGAVTAQQVADAIEAQHGVKVDKRDVKMDQVKQIGEYRFKVRLYQGVEAEMFLSVEA; from the coding sequence GTGGTTCTCAAGGAGGACGTGAGCAAGCTGGGACGGAAGGGCGATTTGGTGGAGGTGTCCGACGGGTACTTCCGCAACTTTCTTTTGCCCCGTGGGTTGGCGGAGGAGGCCACTCCCGGCAAGCTCAAGGAGATAGAGGAGAAGCGCAGGAGCAACGCCGCCCGGGAGGCGAAGCTCATGGCTCAGGCCAAGGAGAACGCCGCGGTTTTGGGAGGAAAGCGGGTGGTGGTTAAGGCCTCCGCTGGTGAGTCCGGCAAGCTCTTTGGCGCGGTGACCGCTCAGCAGGTGGCGGATGCCATAGAGGCCCAGCACGGGGTGAAGGTGGACAAGAGAGACGTCAAGATGGATCAGGTCAAGCAGATCGGGGAGTACCGCTTCAAGGTGAGGCTTTACCAAGGGGTAGAAGCGGAGATGTTCCTTTCGGTGGAGGCCTAG
- the dnaB gene encoding replicative DNA helicase, producing MAEPSFDRIPPHNLEAERAALGACLLDREAMLAVTETLNPQDFYDHRHRLIFELIQDMARKDKPVDALTFLDEAQGKGLLERMGGRAFVAALADSVTTTANAEYHARMVKDKAVHRRLIQVGSEITRLGYQEDREKEEILDEAERLVFEIGTGASGVSFKPLRSVLGETFRQIEERFNSGSLVTGVPTGFDDFDRLTGGLQPGSLNILAARPSMGKTAFALNIAQNAAIRAGMPVVVFSLEMGAEQLVQRLLGAEAGVNIHDLRTGRFPESSWEKLARAAGMLSEAPLFIDDSSMLSTLEMRARCRRFKARYGDLGLVVVDYLQLMSLPGRADNKQQEVAEISRALKGIAREFNVPVLALSQLSRAVELRNDKRPQLSDLRDSGAIEQDADLVILLYRPGYYDRDQADTNIQAEAIVAKHRNGPTGKVDLVFLKEFAKFESLERRYS from the coding sequence TTGGCGGAGCCCTCTTTCGATAGGATTCCGCCCCACAACCTGGAGGCAGAGCGGGCCGCTTTGGGGGCCTGTCTTTTGGACCGGGAGGCCATGTTGGCGGTTACGGAGACTTTAAACCCCCAGGATTTTTACGACCATCGGCATAGGCTCATATTTGAGCTCATCCAGGACATGGCCCGGAAGGACAAGCCGGTGGACGCCCTTACCTTTTTGGACGAAGCTCAAGGCAAGGGGCTTTTGGAGAGGATGGGAGGGCGGGCGTTCGTGGCTGCCCTGGCTGACTCGGTGACCACCACCGCCAACGCGGAGTACCACGCCCGCATGGTGAAGGATAAGGCGGTGCACCGTCGCCTTATTCAGGTGGGGAGTGAGATAACCCGGCTGGGTTATCAGGAGGACCGGGAAAAGGAAGAGATCCTGGATGAGGCGGAGCGCCTGGTCTTTGAGATAGGCACCGGTGCCTCGGGGGTATCCTTTAAACCCTTAAGGTCCGTGCTGGGAGAGACCTTCCGTCAGATAGAGGAGCGATTTAACTCCGGCAGTCTGGTCACCGGGGTTCCCACCGGTTTTGATGACTTTGACCGCCTTACCGGTGGCCTCCAGCCGGGTAGTTTGAACATCCTGGCCGCCAGGCCATCCATGGGGAAGACCGCCTTTGCGCTGAACATAGCTCAGAACGCGGCGATTCGGGCAGGAATGCCGGTGGTCGTATTCAGCCTGGAGATGGGGGCGGAGCAGTTGGTCCAGCGGTTGCTGGGTGCCGAGGCGGGGGTGAACATCCACGACTTGAGGACCGGTCGTTTCCCCGAGAGTTCCTGGGAGAAGCTGGCCAGGGCGGCGGGGATGTTGAGCGAGGCCCCCTTGTTCATAGACGACAGTTCCATGTTGTCCACCTTGGAGATGCGGGCCCGCTGCAGGCGTTTCAAGGCCCGTTATGGGGACTTGGGGCTGGTGGTGGTAGACTATCTTCAGCTTATGAGCCTGCCGGGCCGGGCGGACAACAAGCAGCAGGAAGTGGCGGAGATATCCAGGGCTTTGAAGGGGATAGCCCGGGAGTTCAACGTGCCGGTTTTGGCCCTTTCGCAGCTCTCCCGGGCGGTGGAGCTGCGTAACGACAAGCGGCCCCAGCTGTCGGATCTAAGGGACAGCGGCGCCATAGAGCAGGATGCGGATCTGGTGATATTGCTGTACCGCCCGGGTTATTACGACCGGGATCAGGCGGATACCAACATACAGGCGGAGGCCATCGTGGCCAAGCACAGGAACGGCCCCACCGGGAAGGTGGATTTGGTGTTCCTGAAGGAGTTTGCCAAGTTTGAGAGCCTAGAGAGGCGGTACAGTTAA
- a CDS encoding ParB/RepB/Spo0J family partition protein, translating to MDKMWDVLRFLRTPQKEEEPQRAEESSLPPEEAKHRIDSKLEEALKAAEEMVDLYSAASGGGAAGQGGAGVARPLPDAPVSPAEEGVLLPPPDEAQSFPLPPVGVPSEGLEMIPVDRVRPNPYQPRLLLDEEEIRELADSIRQVGVLQPLLVRPVADGYELVAGERRLRAAREAGLERVPALIVEVDPHSQQLLALVENLQRKNLSAVEEARCLQDLLEKTGWSQGELARRLGRSQAAVANKIRLLKLDPEVQELVVSGRLSERHARSLLAVPLEEQRELAYRVIEEELNVRDLERVVALKTGGEQRSQKKRSAQRDEQESQAAAGPAGELLREVAALVSKHRNRGLPAQWQVKELAQSVMVVEIVVDMKEAMLDDSKG from the coding sequence GTGGACAAGATGTGGGATGTTCTGCGATTTCTTAGGACCCCCCAGAAGGAGGAGGAGCCCCAAAGGGCCGAGGAATCCTCGCTGCCCCCGGAGGAGGCTAAGCATCGTATAGATTCCAAGCTGGAGGAGGCCCTTAAAGCGGCGGAAGAGATGGTGGACCTTTACTCCGCGGCCTCCGGTGGAGGCGCTGCGGGGCAGGGGGGGGCTGGTGTGGCCAGGCCTTTACCGGATGCCCCTGTCAGCCCTGCGGAGGAGGGGGTATTGCTGCCCCCTCCCGATGAGGCCCAGTCTTTCCCATTGCCCCCGGTGGGGGTGCCCTCCGAGGGGCTTGAGATGATACCCGTTGACCGGGTAAGGCCGAATCCATATCAGCCCCGGCTGTTGCTGGACGAGGAGGAGATAAGGGAGCTTGCGGACTCCATCCGGCAGGTGGGGGTTCTTCAGCCCCTGCTGGTCCGTCCCGTGGCGGATGGTTACGAGCTGGTGGCGGGTGAGCGTAGGCTTCGGGCCGCCAGGGAGGCGGGGCTGGAGAGGGTCCCGGCGTTGATAGTGGAGGTGGACCCCCACTCTCAGCAGCTGCTGGCCTTGGTGGAGAACCTCCAGCGGAAGAACCTGTCCGCGGTGGAGGAGGCCCGGTGTCTTCAGGACCTTTTGGAGAAGACCGGCTGGAGCCAGGGGGAGCTTGCCCGTCGTCTTGGCAGGTCCCAGGCGGCGGTGGCCAACAAGATAAGGCTTCTCAAGCTGGATCCGGAGGTGCAGGAGCTGGTGGTGTCCGGCCGTTTGAGCGAGCGTCACGCCAGGTCTTTGCTTGCGGTGCCCCTGGAGGAGCAGAGGGAGCTGGCCTACCGGGTGATAGAAGAGGAGCTGAACGTTCGAGATCTTGAGCGGGTAGTGGCCCTTAAGACCGGTGGGGAGCAGCGGTCTCAGAAGAAGCGCTCTGCCCAGCGGGATGAGCAGGAGTCCCAGGCTGCGGCGGGGCCTGCCGGCGAGCTGCTGAGGGAGGTGGCGGCGCTGGTGAGCAAGCATAGAAACCGAGGTCTTCCCGCCCAGTGGCAGGTCAAGGAGCTTGCCCAGAGCGTAATGGTGGTGGAGATAGTTGTGGACATGAAGGAGGCAATGCTTGATGACTCCAAGGGGTAG
- a CDS encoding O-antigen ligase family protein translates to MTPRGSVPGGAKGVGDGGGKLPGDAGGIVPRKLFLLMGGITLGLPNLVFSGFLFYDPLHLLKWMVTMVPVAVLSVAAGWTVLRRGPEKSRFMVDTLGCMWLLIILWASVQPLFGDLKSLPTFIREWFALGGLVAFYFVAYNAFGGEEDLRVFLWLAMVNCALNVAFAEVQTRLDKIPFPFILNAPGNYVGNTAQQEMFGLWAAMACFCGVYLHLSYSERPPRGRWMEPLNLALLAVNGWGFWNSTARGGIVSFVVGLVVLALLVARNFPSKRVVLSRRMAAGVLVMGLMLAATIGAGHLGLSRSAALLSKAADVVENPTTVGGRIGIWRSSWEVFKFHPIKGVGLGQFKLHYLAGQRLMFDRHPDGLWQYTLWAHNEYLQWLAEFGVIGAVLLGLAMVWWLKGFLLAVLRGVEVPLYCAWACGMAFIVAADAVFSRPFHRVENVVWLAFALAVSARSLLPRESWFNGIRNQWVTRAFGGAWMAVALLGLMYLADGYVGDRMLLTASRVQDPDAKLIYVNKAASHIMTREEAEEQRGYYFLALGRYLKDPVVFRKGADILYQAFGHKPDTKKLFELINAYGMLRDKEKVLELVYYLKPGTYRLHF, encoded by the coding sequence ATGACTCCAAGGGGTAGCGTCCCTGGTGGGGCTAAGGGTGTAGGCGATGGGGGGGGTAAACTGCCTGGGGATGCCGGCGGTATCGTGCCCCGTAAACTCTTTTTGCTGATGGGAGGAATAACCCTAGGCCTTCCCAACCTGGTCTTTTCGGGGTTCCTTTTCTACGACCCCCTTCACCTGCTTAAGTGGATGGTGACCATGGTGCCGGTGGCTGTGCTCTCTGTGGCGGCGGGTTGGACCGTTTTAAGGCGGGGGCCTGAGAAATCCCGCTTCATGGTGGACACGTTGGGTTGCATGTGGCTTTTGATCATCCTTTGGGCGTCGGTTCAGCCGTTGTTTGGGGACCTCAAGTCGCTGCCCACCTTCATCCGGGAGTGGTTTGCCCTGGGGGGCCTTGTGGCGTTCTACTTCGTGGCCTACAACGCCTTCGGCGGCGAAGAGGACCTTAGGGTTTTCCTGTGGCTTGCCATGGTGAACTGCGCTTTGAACGTAGCGTTCGCCGAGGTCCAGACCCGTTTGGACAAGATCCCGTTTCCGTTCATCCTGAACGCTCCGGGCAACTACGTGGGAAACACCGCTCAGCAGGAGATGTTTGGCCTTTGGGCCGCCATGGCGTGTTTTTGCGGCGTTTACCTTCACTTGTCGTATTCCGAAAGGCCCCCACGGGGCAGGTGGATGGAGCCTTTGAACCTGGCGCTTCTTGCGGTTAATGGGTGGGGCTTTTGGAACTCCACCGCCAGGGGGGGGATAGTGTCCTTTGTGGTGGGTCTTGTGGTGCTTGCTTTGCTGGTGGCAAGGAACTTCCCTTCCAAGCGGGTGGTCCTTTCTCGAAGGATGGCCGCGGGGGTTTTGGTGATGGGGCTCATGCTGGCCGCCACCATTGGGGCGGGGCATCTAGGGTTGAGCCGTTCCGCGGCGCTTTTGAGCAAGGCGGCGGACGTGGTGGAGAACCCCACCACCGTGGGGGGGCGCATAGGGATATGGCGGAGCAGCTGGGAGGTATTCAAGTTCCATCCCATTAAGGGTGTGGGGTTGGGGCAGTTTAAACTGCACTACCTGGCGGGGCAGAGGCTTATGTTCGATCGTCATCCCGACGGGCTTTGGCAGTACACCCTTTGGGCCCACAACGAATATCTTCAGTGGCTGGCGGAGTTTGGGGTCATAGGAGCGGTCCTCCTGGGGTTGGCCATGGTTTGGTGGCTTAAGGGGTTCCTTTTGGCGGTCTTAAGGGGCGTTGAGGTGCCCTTGTATTGCGCCTGGGCCTGCGGGATGGCCTTCATCGTGGCCGCCGACGCGGTGTTCAGCCGTCCCTTCCACCGGGTTGAGAACGTGGTTTGGCTTGCCTTTGCCCTGGCGGTTTCCGCCAGGTCGTTGTTGCCCAGGGAATCTTGGTTTAACGGCATAAGGAACCAGTGGGTTACTAGGGCCTTTGGGGGGGCTTGGATGGCGGTGGCGCTGCTGGGGCTCATGTACCTGGCGGACGGCTACGTGGGGGATAGGATGCTCTTGACCGCCAGCAGGGTGCAGGATCCCGACGCCAAGCTTATATACGTCAACAAGGCGGCAAGCCACATCATGACCCGCGAGGAGGCGGAGGAGCAGAGGGGCTACTACTTTTTGGCCTTAGGGCGCTATCTCAAGGACCCGGTGGTGTTTCGCAAGGGGGCGGACATACTGTACCAGGCGTTCGGCCATAAACCGGACACCAAGAAGCTGTTCGAGCTTATAAACGCCTACGGCATGCTTAGGGACAAGGAGAAGGTGCTGGAGTTGGTTTATTACCTAAAGCCCGGCACCTACCGGCTGCACTTCTAG
- a CDS encoding DUF3084 domain-containing protein, translating to MSFWQDIGELNWQLILALVLISAVVAYVGDVLGMRVGKRRVSLFGLRPRHTSSVITTVTGVLITLSTLVVLGFASSTVRSALLGMKIINRQMQELNVKLEDSRRELSESQGRLFESHEAMELMEARLKEMEARLGAASGELEAVRRKYQGLLAKTSELEGKRSQLEEQLKELSSQRDRLAAEVADLKAKRDALEKELQQMRSGRIMVFAGELLHQVSWNGTGDPMEAVLALLNRARASLALRFGLRPEAVALRLDPQEEAKALAALKEGAGRKVLRLFASSNATMGETLDCSIKVYRSVLVVRDGEVLAAERFKGALNPSDAERVLYGILKEVNQRVVSRGLLKDPLSGNVGGVTAAEFFDAVERMSSGDGPFEVKVVAKGDAYTEGPLEVTIRVER from the coding sequence GTGTCCTTTTGGCAGGATATAGGTGAGCTGAACTGGCAGCTTATATTGGCTTTGGTGCTCATAAGCGCCGTTGTGGCCTACGTGGGGGACGTGCTTGGCATGCGGGTGGGGAAGAGGAGGGTGTCCCTGTTCGGGTTAAGGCCCAGGCACACGTCGTCGGTTATAACCACCGTGACCGGCGTGCTGATAACCTTAAGCACCTTGGTGGTTCTTGGCTTTGCGTCATCCACGGTTCGAAGCGCCCTTTTGGGGATGAAGATAATAAACCGTCAGATGCAGGAACTTAACGTCAAGCTTGAGGATAGCCGCCGGGAGCTTTCCGAGTCCCAGGGCAGGCTTTTTGAGAGCCACGAGGCGATGGAGTTGATGGAGGCCCGTCTTAAGGAGATGGAGGCCCGCCTTGGCGCCGCTTCGGGGGAGCTTGAGGCGGTAAGGCGAAAGTACCAGGGGCTTCTTGCAAAGACATCTGAGCTGGAGGGTAAGAGATCCCAGCTGGAGGAGCAGCTTAAGGAGCTCAGCTCCCAGCGGGACCGGTTGGCGGCGGAGGTGGCGGATCTCAAGGCAAAGAGGGATGCTTTGGAGAAGGAACTGCAGCAGATGAGGTCCGGCCGCATAATGGTGTTTGCCGGGGAGTTGTTGCACCAGGTCTCTTGGAATGGGACCGGCGATCCCATGGAGGCGGTTTTGGCCCTTTTGAACCGGGCGCGGGCCAGTCTTGCCCTTAGGTTTGGCCTTAGGCCAGAGGCCGTGGCATTAAGGCTGGATCCGCAGGAGGAAGCCAAGGCCCTTGCGGCCCTGAAGGAGGGGGCGGGGAGGAAGGTTTTAAGGCTTTTCGCCTCCTCCAACGCCACCATGGGGGAGACGCTGGACTGTTCCATTAAGGTCTACAGGAGCGTTTTGGTGGTTAGAGACGGTGAGGTCCTGGCGGCCGAGCGGTTCAAGGGGGCCTTGAATCCCTCTGATGCGGAGCGGGTGTTGTACGGCATCCTTAAAGAGGTAAACCAGAGGGTGGTAAGCCGCGGCTTGCTCAAGGATCCTTTGAGCGGTAACGTCGGAGGGGTTACGGCGGCGGAGTTCTTCGACGCGGTGGAGCGGATGTCCAGCGGGGACGGGCCTTTTGAGGTGAAGGTGGTGGCCAAGGGGGACGCCTATACGGAGGGGCCCCTTGAGGTGACCATAAGGGTGGAAAGGTGA
- a CDS encoding GNAT family N-acetyltransferase, with product MTVLGDYVTYDSKESVRPEELQELYRFTHWGKSRTLEQIDRMLQGTSMCFSMRYKGRLVAFCRFITDFVFRGTIWDILVHPDHQGKGVGSALLDYVLEHPVVSPIPLIITYSSDLSSFLTRKGFERRDGAVVLIKRPIEYT from the coding sequence TTGACCGTCCTTGGGGACTATGTGACCTACGACAGCAAGGAGTCGGTGAGGCCCGAGGAGCTTCAGGAGCTTTACCGGTTCACCCACTGGGGGAAGAGCAGGACCTTGGAGCAGATAGACCGGATGCTCCAGGGTACCAGCATGTGTTTCTCCATGAGGTACAAGGGCAGGTTGGTGGCCTTTTGCCGCTTCATAACCGACTTCGTGTTCAGGGGTACCATATGGGATATACTGGTTCACCCGGATCACCAGGGCAAGGGGGTTGGGAGCGCCCTGTTGGACTACGTTTTGGAGCATCCGGTGGTGAGCCCCATCCCGCTCATCATAACGTACAGCAGCGATTTGTCGTCCTTTCTTACCAGGAAGGGTTTTGAGCGCCGGGACGGGGCGGTGGTTTTGATAAAGAGGCCAATAGAGTATACTTGA